A single Tachypleus tridentatus isolate NWPU-2018 chromosome 9, ASM421037v1, whole genome shotgun sequence DNA region contains:
- the LOC143226378 gene encoding sodium/potassium-transporting ATPase subunit beta-2-like: MSEVEREENRGAYFMDDIDSKKDTDEEPTEDAPLRGHDGAMAVVVSNKENESGAANGTSGKEVRAKGLRAWLAKPRVKWWIAVLVAIILVSIILVTTLLAMEDTPQYYVDTTPRLMKVFPIPKGRNKLIYFRHGSLPHEGKFWPDLTRQLSQLVSRYDPSQINYKNVTECYGEQPPEGYACIFDIRQVSPECIEANDYGYKGGTPCIFLQFPNVSNWEPNTYTTHDLETMKYLPEKLRYDYQPNYAYIGCEGENIVDKENMGPLLYSPEQGFPMNFFPYTGHPDYMPPLVVLRFQKPKIGVAINIICKLWAKNVNHTENSVPNGTVRFTLLVD; this comes from the coding sequence ATGAGTGAGGTTGAGCGAGAGGAAAATCGGGGAGCCTACTTCATGGATGACATAGACAGTAAAAAAGACACAGATGAAGAGCCCACTGAGGATGCTCCTTTAAGGGGACACGATGGCGCGATGGCCGTTGTAGTCAGCAACAAAGAGAACGAAAGTGGGGCTGCCAATGGAACTTCCGGGAAAGAAGTAAGGGCTAAGGGTCTACGGGCATGGTTAGCTAAGCCTCGGGTGAAATGGTGGATTGCTGTATTAGTTGCAATCATACTGGTATCGATAATTCTCGTGACAACATTGCTGGCGATGGAAGATACTCCACAATACTATGTAGACACCACTCCTCGATTGATGAAAGTATTTCCTATTCCCAAAGGTCGCAACAAGTTGATTTATTTTCGCCATGGAAGTCTACCTCACGAGGGCAAATTTTGGCCTGATCTGACCCGTCAGCTATCTCAGCTAGTGTCTAGATACGATCCAAGTCAAATCAACTATAAAAATGTCACTGAGTGCTACGGGGAACAACCACCCGAGGGCTACGCCTGTATCTTTGATATCCGTCAGGTTTCACCTGAATGCATTGAAGCCAACGACTATGGATACAAAGGTGGCACCCCTTGCATTTTTCTTCAGTTTCCAAACGTTAGCAATTGGGAGCCTAATACCTATACCACTCATGACTTGGAAACTATGAAATACCTTCCGGAAAAATTGCGCTATGATTACCAACCTAATTATGCTTACATAGGTTGTGAGGGAGAAAACATTGTCGACAAAGAGAACATGGGCCCTTTACTGTATTCACCGGAACAAGGATTTCCAATGAATTTCTTCCCTTATACTGGTCACCCCGACTACATGCCTCCGTTAGTTGTTTTACGCTTTCAAAAGCCAAAGATTGGAGTtgctataaatataatttgtaaactgTGGGCAAAGAATGTTAATCATACAGAAAATTCGGTTCCCAACGGGACTGTTCGTTTTACCCTTCTTGTGGATTAG